In the genome of Terribacillus sp. FSL K6-0262, one region contains:
- a CDS encoding biotin transporter BioY, which translates to MSRTGKLTASAMFVGLMTVGANISVWLPFLAVPIGGQTVPLSMQPFFALLASLLLGYKWGSYSMICYVLLGLTGLPIFADLSGGFAVFAGPTGGFLLSFIPIAFIAGFIMEKANFRFRVFVAVIAGVLVNYLIGVTYMYGAMQLWMGVDISYSAAWISMIPFLIKDFSLSILAALFYPRLVHAFGKGKVTYNTSFK; encoded by the coding sequence ATGAGTCGTACTGGAAAATTGACGGCAAGTGCAATGTTTGTCGGCTTGATGACCGTCGGTGCAAATATTTCGGTCTGGCTGCCTTTTCTTGCTGTGCCGATCGGCGGACAAACCGTGCCGTTGTCCATGCAGCCATTCTTCGCATTATTGGCTAGTTTGCTGTTAGGCTATAAATGGGGATCCTACAGCATGATTTGTTATGTATTGCTTGGTTTGACTGGGCTGCCGATTTTCGCGGATCTCTCGGGCGGTTTTGCTGTCTTTGCCGGGCCTACTGGCGGTTTCTTGCTGTCTTTCATTCCTATTGCTTTCATTGCTGGATTCATCATGGAAAAAGCTAACTTTCGATTTCGTGTTTTTGTTGCGGTGATCGCTGGCGTGCTGGTGAATTATCTTATCGGGGTCACCTATATGTATGGCGCCATGCAGCTTTGGATGGGCGTGGATATAAGTTATTCGGCAGCCTGGATCAGCATGATTCCATTCCTGATCAAGGATTTCAGCCTCTCCATACTTGCAGCACTGTTTTACCCGAGATTGGTCCATGCTTTCGGGAAAGGTAAAGTAACATATAATACTTCGTTTAAATGA